Within Thermodesulfovibrio thiophilus DSM 17215, the genomic segment AATGGGCATATCAAGAACATTTCAGGTTGTGAAACCATTCAGTGGTCTTACAGTGCTTGAAAATGTCATGGTTGGAGCTTTTTATGGTAAAAAGCAGGCTAAAAATAATGCTGAGGCACGACAGATAGCAATGGAAGCATTGCAAATTGTGGGACTCATAAATGAAAAAGATAAAGAACCAAGCATTCTTCCAATAGCTCAGAGGAAGAAACTTGAACTGGCAAGAGCACTTGCAATGGATCCGGAACTTCTCATTCTTGATGAGGTAATGGCAGGACTTAATCCAAGAGAACTCGATGATATAATGAAAGAAATAGTTCTTCTTAAAGAGCGAGGTATTACAATTATTGCAATAGAACATGTCATGAAAGTTATAATGGGAATATCAGACAGAGTTGTGGTGCTTCATCTGGGGAGATTAATCTGTGAAGGCAAACCAGCCGAGGTATGCAATAATTCAATGGTAATAGAAGCTTACCTTGGAAGCAAATTCGCACAAAGAGGAATAGCATAAAATGGTACTATTAAATGTTAAAAATATTAACACTGGATATGGAGATTTACAGATTTT encodes:
- a CDS encoding ABC transporter ATP-binding protein, translated to MVILETRNLAKKYGGVEVLNDVNLKVYKGEILGMIGPNGAGKTTLMNLICKLTDITAGEILYKGEIINNKKTYEIAKMGISRTFQVVKPFSGLTVLENVMVGAFYGKKQAKNNAEARQIAMEALQIVGLINEKDKEPSILPIAQRKKLELARALAMDPELLILDEVMAGLNPRELDDIMKEIVLLKERGITIIAIEHVMKVIMGISDRVVVLHLGRLICEGKPAEVCNNSMVIEAYLGSKFAQRGIA